TGGTTTAGGGCAACTGGTTGAAGTATTCCCCGAAGCCAACTGCGAGAATCTTCTGAAAAGTGTAGAAAAGTAAACGCCATGCAGAGGGCTCTAATCGCTTTACAAGCTGAACCATACTTAGAGTTGAAGTGAAGCCTGAGAAGTCGGTAGGGACAATATCTTTGCTAAGGATTGCTAAAAATTTTTGACAAAGCAATGCACAATCCTTCTGACAGGCTTAGAGGTAATATGTTTGCATTTATTGCGATGAGAGCCTGCCTTGTATTGATTGCTGGATTATTTCTTTTTGGAATACAAGCACAAGCCAATACTCGGTCGCTTACAAGGAGTGGAGTGAGTGAGGAGATCACGCTCAACCTCTTGAAGTCAAAAATTCCTCAAGGCGCAACAGTTACAGATACATCCTGCAAAGAAATACAAACAGCAGGTTTTAATTATTCATATCGTTGCACTATTACCTGGGAAGAAAATTAGATATGATCCATTGAACTGCTCGCTTGATGATCTAAGTCCCATCAGCAGCTCTTGCAGCAGAGCCAGCGTCATCTGAGTTTCGAGAGTCATTGGGAAGAAGCAACTGCTTAAGCATTCCCCTATTGAAATAAACAACCCCGCACGTGGCCGGGCTAGTGAATATTCAGTCGGGAGATTGATAGCCACAATCAGCGAACCTGTTCGTTCATGGAATGGGACGTACGCAACGCAAGCTTCCAGCAGGTCATTCCTTTCACATCACACTCAGGTGCAATAGCCGTCAGTTCTTGATTGCCAAGGGCTTGAGAAGGGATGTGCTTCTTGCTGTGCTCGCTAAGGCAAAGCAGAAAGTACCTCATCGCTTGTATGCGGTGTGCCTGATGGCTAATCACCTGCATCTGCTTCTGCGTCCTAATGATGCATCACAGCTGCCAAAGCTGATGCATTGGGTTGGCTGGTACTCAGCGATGGCACTGAATCGTCTTTCTGGACGTTGCGGGCATTTTTGGGAGGCAAGGTATTACGCCACTGTGATTGCGCCTAGAGACCACAGGCGAGTGCTGAATACGTTGCGGTATATCCACGCCAATCCAAAGGCAGCAGGAATCAGGAAAGGGTTTTATGACCCCTATTCCAATTATGGGCATTACGGAAGATTGGAATGTGATGGCATCAGTGAGTGGCACCCCAGCTTTCTGCAACTGGCATCAAGCCTGAAAGGCTGTTCCAGACGATATGCACGGTTCTGCCAGAAGTATCGCCATCACGCCAAAGGAACACCTAAGTGCCATTGGGGCTCAAGCATGCTGAAACGACTGGTTGAAAAAGGCAGAAGCAGTCAAAGCAGGAAGAACCGGGTCTCACCAGGGCAGCAGAACTTACCCTTTGCATTTGATATTCGCCTCAATCAAATGCCAGAAGACTGGCATCAAGTCGCGGTGAGATTTAGACGAGCAAATGGCATTCGTGATGGCGATCAAATCCTCAAGCTGTGGTGATTAAACCAGGAAATATAGATAGAGTTAGGGCAAATCAGTTGAGGCATATTTGTCATGAATACGCAAAATAATTCTTATTGGCTCCTGCCAAATAAGCCATCAAGGCAGCTTTCTGAATTCCAATGGTGCCAGGTATTGGAGGCTGATTTAAGGGTTTATGGTGTTGATTGAAGAAATAAAAAACCCCTGTGGTCGCAGGGGCGTTGAGTGACAAGCTGCCACTACATCTCAATTACACCTTTACAGAAAAGCACTACTCAAATGTACAGGCTTGTCGCTTCGTTGGCTGACAACCATCGCCAAAAGCACTACTACTATCGTGCACCCTCACATCTCGGTTGCTTGGTGTTGATGTTAAGGCATTGATGACAGGTTGTTGTTGAACTTCTTTTCGTTTTTCAGTTGTTTTCGCACCACCAAAGCGAACTTTAAGATCAGCTGAAACTCTTGTATCAAAAGCCTCGTCGTAGGAGATATTCACTCCTGCTGTGACGCCACTTGCCATTTCGTAAGCCAAGCGTCCGAGTACGCCAGAACCATCAGCTGTTCCTAGGTCACCATTTTGGTAGTAGTAACCAACAGACGCATTCACCACTGGAGTGATGAAGTAACCCACATCAAGCCCGTAGGTGTTGAGTGAACCGCCTTGATAAACGCTGTTGAGTTGAGCTTCTTTCTCACCGACAGGCACTAAGGCATAGGCATTGAAATTCCAGCTATCTGAGATTGCTTCTGCATTCACAGCAAGCTGCTGGAAAAACACACTGCTCTTATCTGTGACGGATACCCCTGTATCGGCATCGCCTGTAGCCATCGGGCGACTGTCATAACCAGCATTCAGCCCATACATCCAGCTGCGATCTCCATTCAGCCAGCGGTACCCAAGCCGTGAAGAGGTGCTGATCGTGGTACCAGCCACATCGGTATTGATGATGCTGCTGTTGTTTTCGTAATCGGCGAAGTTGGCGTTAGCGAGGACATCAAGAAACCAGACGCTGTTGTCGCCAACAGAGAGAGGCAAGAACCCGCCAATACCTGCTTGGTTCGGTGTTCCAGCGCCTTGAAGTGCCCCTTGAAAACCAATGGTGGGCTTGACCACATCCTTGAGGCTGATGCTCATCACCCCGAGGTCATCAGCACTGCCCTTCTCTTGCGCAATGGCAGGTAGGGCAGCAACAGAGATGGCAGAAGCCAGCAGCCCTAGGGAGAGACGACGCAGCATGGGGCGTTCAATAGATGCAGTAACGATGCTTTGCTTGTGCTGCTGCTGCCAGCTGCAGTAGGCAGTTTCAGCTTTGCTGTTCTGCTCTCACAAAGGGACTAGAGGCTCACACCCAGCTGCCAAGCCATAAGCCTGTCTCTTTCCTCTTCCACCAACAGGGGCACCATCCAGTCCGACTCGACTTCAGCAGCTACATCCCTTCCAAGCTGTTCAATGCCGAGTGCCAGCCAAGACTTGTAGCCATCAGCGTCATTAGCCCTGAGTGCCATCAGTAGCTCTTGCAGCAGAGCCAGCGTCATCTGAGTGTCGAGGGTCATTTGTTTGGGGTAACTGCTTAAAGCATTCCCCGCTGCCATGAAAACCCAGACTGTGGCGGGATAAAGCATTATTTAGTGCCAAGCATCGAAGAAAGATATGGGCGGTTATTAGAGCGAATAAAGAAACAAAAAGCTCCTGTTATGTCAGGAGCTTGGTGGATATCGTTATTTAATCAAATCTCCTCCCTGCGGAATCATAAAAGGACGTCCATCATCAGACTTCGCATCAATATTGCAAAACCCCGTCCTTCGCAACCGTTCGCACTTACTCCTTCCTTCCGCGTCTATGGTAAGAAGTAATTTTTTGCCGTCTTTGTCGATCCGTGGCTCAAAAGTTTCAACCTTGCCGGTCGCTTTGTCCATAACATTTATAGAAATGCCGTCACAAGCAATCGCAACAAGAACTCGCGCCGCATTTACGGCATCCGGGCCTTGACAACCATTGGCGTCTATCACGTCATGCACCCTCACGTCCCTATTGCCTGGCGATGATGTTAATGCAGATATGACAGGTTGATTCTGAACTTCTTTGCGTTGTGCTGTTGTAGCTGCACCACCAAAACGAACTTTTAGATCAGCTGAAACTCTGGTCTCAAATGCTTCGTCGTATGAGACGTTCACTCCTGCTGTTAAGCCACTGCTGATTTCGCAGGCAACTCTTCCGAGCACACCAGACCCATCAGCTGTGCCTAGATCACCGCTTTGGTAGTAGTAACCAACAGAAGCATTCAGCTCTGGAGTGATGAAATAACCAACATCAAGCCCGTAGGTGTTAAGTGCACCGCCTTGGTAAAAGAAGTTGAGATCTTGCTCCGTATCACCTATAGGAATTAAGGCATAAGCGTTGAAGTTCCAATCATTGGAAACAGCTTCTGCGTTGAATGCCACCTGCTGAAAAAATGCACTCTCCTCTGTGCCGCTGACATTGATGCCTGTATCGCTTCCGCCTGTATTCATCGGGCGGCTGTCATAACCAGCATTCAGCCCGTACATCCAGCTGCGGTCTCCGTTTAGCCAGCGATAACCAAGCCTTGATGAGGTGCTGATCGTGGTGCCAGCAACATCGGTGTTGATAATGCTGCTGTTGTTCTCGTAATCAGCGAAATTAGCGTTGGCGAGGACATCAAGAAACCAAACGCTGTTGTCTCCAACAGAGAGGGGCAAGAACCCACCAATGCCTGCCTGATTCGGTGTTCCTGCTCCTTGCAATGCACCTTGAAACCCAAGAGTTGGCTTGACGACATCCTTAAGGCTGATGCTCATCACCCCAAGGTCATCAGCACTGCCATCTTCTTGAGCAATGGCAGGCAGAGAAGCAATGGAAATGGCAGAAGCCAAAAGCCCTAGGGAGATACGACGCAGCATGGGGAGCTGATAGATAAGGCAACGATGCCTTGCTTGTGCTGCTGCCGCACGCTGCAGTAGGCAGTTTCAGCTTTGCTGATTTGCTCTGAAAAGGACTAGAGGCTCACGCCCAGCTGCCAACCAATCAGCCTGTCCCTCTCCTCTTCCACCAACAAAGGCACCATCCAGTCGGACTCGACCTCACCAGCTACATCCCTTCCAAGCTCTTCAATGCCAAGGGCAAGCCAGGACTTGTACCCATCAGCGTCATTAGCCCTGAGTGCCATCAGCTCTTGCAGCAGGGTAAGAGTCATCTGAGTGTCGAGGGTCATTGGTTGTGGGCAACTGGATAAAGCATTCCCCGCTGCAATAAAAACCCGCTCGTCATGGGTCTAAGTATTAATCAGCGCTAGGTATCGGATGTCATTTAGGCGTGATTAGGCAGTGATTAAAGAAATAAAAAGCCCTTGCAATTGCAAGAGCTTTGGGAGTTAGCCTCTAATTTCTTTCTTCAATTTTTCATTGCGGCTTTGCCTTGCACAGTTCTTGACCACCTTCTTTGGATATTCCTTCGCGGCTCCTATAGTACAAATGTTAACAAAATGTTACAAATACAGTTAAAATACATTAACTTACGGTGAGGTGCAGTTAGTACACGTGTCACTCGCTCCCGGACTGAATCTCCATTATCCAATTCATTATTCAAATACACACATCCACTGCACCCGGATAACACTTCGTGTCGTGCACCCGAACATCCCTGTTCTTGGGTGATGCTGTTAACGCATTAATTGTTGGATTCTCCCACTTTTTCTTCGTCGCTGCTGTTGTACTTGGGCCACCAAAGCGCACTTTAAGATCAGCTGAAACTCTTGTATCGAATGCTTCGTCGTAGGAGATATTGACTCCTGCTGTGACGCCACTGGTCATTTCATAGGCTAAGCGTCCGAGTACGCCGGAACCATCTGCTTCTCCTAGGTCACCGCTTTGGTAGTAATAACCAACAGAAGCATTAACGGCTGGAGTGATGAAATAACCAATATCAAGCCCGTAGGTATCAAGCGAGCCGCCTTGATAAACGCTATTCAGCTGTTGCTCTGTATCACCAACAGGAACTAAGGCATAGGCATTGAAGTTCCAGCTATCAGAGACTGCTTCTGCATTAACTGCCACCTGCTGGAAGAAAGCACTCTTCTCTGTGCCGCTGACATTCACGCCTGTATCAGTTCCACCTGTATTCATCGGGCGGCTGTCATAGCCACCGTTAACGCCATACATCCAGCTGCGGTCGCTATTTAGCCAGCGATAACCCAATCGCGTTGAGGTACTGATCGTGGTGCCAGCTACGTCGGTATTGATGATGCTGCTATTGCCGCCGTAATCAGCAAAGTTGGCATTGAGCAGCACATCAGCAAAGAACACACTGTTCTCGCCAACAGCGAGGGGCAAGAACCCGCCAATACCTGCTTGGTTAGGCGTGCCTGCTCCTTGTAGTGCGCCTTGAAAACCCCAGTTGAACTTGACTGCATCCTTAAGGTTGATCTCCATCACCCCGAGGTCTTCTGCGCTACCTGCCTCTTGAGCAGCCGCAGGAAGCAGAGCGCCATTAGAGAGTGCCAGTGCAGCAACACCGCTTAGCGATAACGACAGGCGCAGTGAACGCTGCATTGATAAGGATCTATTGAGCGCAGAATGGCTTGCTTTTACTGCTGTTGCGAGCTGCAGTAGGCAGTTTCAGCTTTGCTGCCCTGCGCTCACAAACGGATTAAAAGCTCACGCCAAGCGTCCAAGCCATCAGCCTTATCTACGCGAAGCAGATAAACCACACAGCTTGTCCAGCTGAGATACAGCACCAACAACGGCACCATCCAATCCGATTCGACCTCAGCAGCTACATCCCTTCCAAGCTGTTCAATGCCGAGTGCCAGCCAAGACTTGTAGCCATCAGCGTCATTAGCCCTGAGTGCCATCAGTAGCTCTTGCAGCAGAGCCAGCGTCATCTGAGTGTCGAGGGTCATTTGTTTGGGGTAACTGCTTAAAGCATTCCCCTGCATTAAAAACTCCGCTCGTTGCTTGGCTAAGTATTAATTATTGCCAGGTATTAAAGGCTGATATAAGGGTTTATGGTGTTGGTTGAAGAAATAAAAAGCACCTGTGGTCGCAGGGGCTTTAGGAGTCTTTAATTATTTGGAAGGGGAGGGAGTTAGCCTCGATGGAGACACCTAGAGACCAGGAGCACGTGTCCCTCACAAACGAAGATCACGGCCATGCCGGCTGCTATGGAACCCTTCTACAGGGCCCTGGTTTATCACAAATGATATCATCGTGAACCCTCACATCCCTGTTCTTGGGTGAGGCTGTTAATGCATTAATTGTTGGATTTTCCCACTTTTTCTTCTTCGCTGCTGTTGTACTTGCACCACCAAAGCGAACTTTAATATCAGCTGAAACTCTGGTGTCGAATGCTTCGTCGTAGGAGATGTTCACTCCTGCTGTTAATCCGCTGCTGATTTCATAGGCAAGGCGTCCAAGCACACCAGACCCATCAGCAGATCCAAGATCACCGCTTTGGTAGTAGTAACCAACAGAAGCATTCAGCTCAGGCGTGATGAAATAACCAACATCAAGCCCGTAGGTGTTAAGTGCACCGCCTTGGTAAAAGAAGTTGAGATCTTGCTCCGTATCACCAACAGGAATTAAGGCATAAGCGTTGAGGTTCCAGCCATTGGAGACCGCTTCTGCATTGACTGCCACCTGCTGGAAGAACGCACTCTCCTCTGTGCCGCTGACAATGATGCCGGTATCGGTTCCTCCTGTATTCATCGGGCGGCTGTCATAGCCAGCATTCAGCCCGTACATCCAAGAGCGGTCACCATTCAGCCAGCGATAACCAAGCCGTGATGAGGTGCTGATCGTTGTACCAGCCACATCGGTATTGATGATGCTGCTGTTGTTTTCGTAATCAGCGAAATTAGCGTTAGCGAGGACATCAAGAAACCAGACGCTGTTGTCGCCAACAGACAGTGGCAAGAACCCGCCAATACCCGCCTGATTCGGTGTTCCTGCTCCTTGCAATGCACCTTGAAACCCAAAGGTGGGCTTGACCACATCCTTCAGGCTGATGCTCATCACACCAAGATCATCAGCACTGCCCTCTTGCGCAATGGCAGGCAGGGAAGCAAGAGAGATGGCAGAAGCCAAAAGCCCCAGGGAGATACGACGCAGCATGGGGAGCTGATAGATAAGGCAACGATGCCTTGCTTGTGCTGCTGCCGCACGCTGCAGTAGGCAGTTTCAGCTTTGCTGCTATTAAGTAGGCAATAAAAAACTCCCGCTGTTAAGCGAGAGCTGATTGATGTGAAATCCTTGGTTTACTTGGCGTATGACACGCCGCGATAGGTCAATGGTGCCTTCTTGGTTGCATCAAAACCAACACCTTTGTGCTGGACATACTGCTTACCACGATAGGTGAGAGTCATTTGAGGTTCCTCAGAAATCCAGGTCCCCGTTCCGTGGCCTGGCGAGTCTGCGCCTCACAGAAGTGAGGTGAACGTTCTTTGTAGTTGGTACTACTTTATTTTTATAGCAACAACGTCAACGTTTCTGTTGTTCGTGCTGTTACACAAGTGAATCCAATCTTTCTATTGGCAGCATATCTATACAGAAACGAAAAACCCCCAACAGTTAGGGCAGGGTTAGAAGGCTTTAGCGTTGGTTGCCAGAGCTTCATCAGCAGTGCCACGCTTGCGCTTATCAGGCAGCTTGGTCGAAATGATGTCGTCATACAACTAATCCAAGTCCTCACCCGTTATGGGTACAACACCTCCATAATTTCCCAACGGGACTGCAGACTCACGCCTAGCTGCCAAGCCATCAGCCTGTCCCTTTCCTCTTCCACCAACAGGGGCACCATCCAGTCTGATTCCACCTCACCAGCTACATCTCTTCCAAGCTGTTCAATGCCAAGAGCAAGCCAACCCTTGTAGCCATCAGCGTCATTAACCCTTAGCGCCATCAGTAACTCTTGAAGTAGAGCCAGCGTCATCTGAGTTTCTAGAGTCACTGGATTGGGGCAACTGCTAGAAGCATTCGCCGCTTCAGAAAGCCGCAGCTATGTCTGCTGCAATGTCCCAAGTTGACACCCTTAATTTAGCTAGCTTGTTTTATCTAATTTCTGCTTAAATTTTTAGTTTGCAGATTGAGAGAACATTCGGCTGTTCGTTCGTGTGATCATCTACAGTAAAAATCACTCTCATCCCGTCTAAAGAAGGCTGTTGGATACCCCATGAGTATCGACAATCCGCGCTGGTGTAGAGTTATCAATTAATAGCTAATTTCTATAAATGTCTCGACTATCCCTGGTGATCGCCTTTGCGGCTGTTGCATCTATCTCTGCTGTGCCTGCGCATGCCAGCAAGTGGGTTGATGACATTATTTTCGGAAAGTGCGCTGAAGCCATGAATAAGGAATACTTGAAAGCAGGTAAACAGCTGCTCTTGAGCAAGAAGAACGAGACCTGTAACTGTGTAGTGAAAGAGATGAATAACCACAAGAGCATTGACGAAGCTAAAAACTTCTGCATCAAGTAGATTGTCGTGTCAACATAAACATAAAAGTCAGATCGATGTGTTAATTGAATACATATTCGCTAACACTTTCTCTTTGCGCAGACACTCAACTTATTAATTATGAATATTCAGTCGGGAGATCGATAGCGACACACACAACGCCCCCTGCTTTTCCCTTTCGGGTTTTGTATAGCTTTCAGCCATAAGGCTTCAGGCTTCCCGACGAGTGCTTAAGTCCAACCGGCTGAATTAATCCCAAGTTTCCTTATCTAATAGCACCTTCAGAGAAGCACCGCCCACCACAAGCGCGATTGCAGTGCTGGTATACATTTCAGCCTGGCATGATTCAGCTGCGATCTGATTTCGCTCCATAAAAGCCTGACCTTCAGAACACATTTTTGAATTATTCGCTTCATTTGCGAATAACACAGCTGCAACTATCCCCACTCCCCCTAGTACCTTTTTGATTGTGTTGATCATGGTTCACATTTTTGGTATTAGTTAAATTTTCTCATAGCCTTGCTTTCATGGCTTCAGGCTTCCCGACGGAGGATTAGCGGCAGAATTTATTAAAAGCAACTGCTTCCTCTCCTCCTGGTATTACATCAAACCAACGTTCCCATTCCGGTTTGTTGGAATAAACAGAACGCCATCGGTATTTCTTTGAATTACAATCAATCTCATGCGCATTAACAAGTTTATTGCTTCGGTCAACCATTTTAGTGAAATAAATGCAATGACTTTGCCTGCAGTCAACGAGTTTCATTTTTTTCATTAAATCCGTGCCAGGCGATGATGATAACAACACCCAACCAGGCGAATCGTATGTTTTTTTCTGATCTTTAGATGGAAATTTGTAGGTTGTACCTCTAAGCATTTCATATGTCGGTTCTTGTCCCCCACCCCACCAAGCCTGAGCAGGATTAGGGATTAAGAATGAACCACCGATAACAGCAGCGATAGCGACAAAAGCAGAAAGTTTCATTTGATTCAGGTGTTGTGTGAAGGTCGCCCCTCGATGTATTCACAATCGCTGAATCAGAACGAATCCGAATCCCCCATTCGAGTGGTCTTCGCTGCTGATGTGTCCCCCAAACAGGTAGTCAGTTAGGTGCTGAGCAGGGTTGCCAACCGATCTTCTGCAGGTTGATCCACATTTCGATGCCTAGATGCCTAAGCATCCTTTGCTGCCTGATTGGCTGCCCAAGCCGTGCTGACAAGTGGTAGTAGCTCGCCAGAACGAACTGAGCATGTTGCGTTGGTGTGTCGGGCTTGATCTGCGAGAGCATCCCTTCTTGCCTGTTGACCAGCCAGCCTTCACCGTTGAGCTTCTCTTTATTTCTGACGTCATCAGGCTGCTGCTGCCACATCACTGCAATTTGGCGAGATTGCCCATGGGGTGAGACCAACTCACTCGAAAGGATGAGTTGAAATCCCTTTTGATCAGCCCTTGGAGCGTGTCGATGCGGTCGGAGGTCTCTGCTGCTGTTGCTCGTGCCATGGCCAATAAGCCTTTGAAAGCCGCTGGCACATCCAGCTTTTGGGGAATAACCAACACTAGGACGACTTGGGCCACACTTTGGGCCACACAAAGCAACAAATAAGAAAAAAGGGCTCAGCTTTCACTGAAACCCCTTGCTGTGATTAACGCCCCCTGCTGGATTCGAACCAGCGACCGACTGCTTAGAAGGCAGTTGCTCTATCCAGCTGAGCTAAGGGAGCATCAAGCCATTTTGACAGTTGGCGTACACCACCCCGCTTAAGCTTGAAAACTGTGCGGTACAGACGATGGCCCCCAGCCGGCTTAACGACAGCCACAAGCAGGAAATTGTGGAGCGGTACCGCGCTGGAGAAACAAGCGCTCATATCGCGGCAGCCTTCGGATGCAGCGCAAACACGGTGAGTCGCACCGTTCGGTCTTTGTTGAGCGCTGATGAATACGCCGAGCTCAAAATCCAGCGTGCCGCCAAAGGGACGGCTTTAGAGATCTCTGCTTCAGAAAGCAGCGCGCCTGACTCAGCACCAAGCACCAACGCGGAGAGCAGCAAAAAGAGCGTGGGGAGTGAAGCTGATGGCGATGCTGTTGAAGATGAAGATGGCAATGGAGATGGTGAGAGCCAAATCCTCGCGCTCGATGATGCCGAAGATTTCGGTGGCGCCGATCTCGACGACAACGAGACCTTCAACACGGACGATGAAAATGTTTTCCATGAGATAGCCGTGCTCCCGGTGGACCTTCCCCAGGTCACCACCCAAGAAGTGATTTGCCGGCCCTTTGCCTCTGAACTTTTGCCAGACAGCGTCTACATGCTTGTCGACAAAACGGTGGAGCTTGATCCTCGGCCACTCAGTGAGTTCCCTGAATTGGGCCTGAGTGACCCCTCAGAGCAGCAACGCCAGGCTTTATGCCTCTATGCAAGTCCACGTGCTGCCAAACGCCAATGCGGCCGAAGTCAGCGGGTGATCAAAGTGCCAGACACCCAGGTCTTTGAGCAAACATCGTCCTACCTGCTTGCCCGTGGCATCACGCATTTAGTGGTTGAGGGATCCCTCTTTTCACTCAAGTCCTGATTCAGCGGTCTGGGTCTGAATCAGGCGCTGGCGCCAACACCGCAGCCACACTGCCACCGCTGATGATTCCGAGCACCAAGCTGACGCCAACAATGAAGCCGGAGGGAAGGGGGGCAGACCGACCAACGCCAAGGTTGAGGCGATAGCGATCATTCAGATTTTGTGCACCAAGGCAGAGCACTAACAGCAGCGTTAGCCCACTCCCCAAACTCAACAGCAGCAGTCGTAGCCGGATCAGCATCGCAATCGCTTTTGACTTGATCAGTCTGACGGTTCGCTCACAGCGTGTAGTAACGCATAAAGCTCTCGTTTCGAACGTCCAATCCGACTGGACAACAGCTTGGCCGCATCCTTGGCACTCATCCCCTCGGCGGTGAGTGCCAACAACTGCTCACAACACTGCGTGTCGCTTAAGGCTTCGATCTCGAGGGGTGGAGCTCCTCCCAACACCACAGTGCATTCCCCCTGGGGGGGGTGCTCTTGAAAATGCATCCGCGCCGCGCCAACGGTTGGCCCCACCTGTTGCTCATGCCGCTTCGTGAGTTCTCGAGCCACTTGTAACGGTCGCTCCTCACCGCAAAGCTCAAACATCTCTTCCAGCAGTTGGCACAAACGATGAGGGGCCTCATAAATCACGCTGGTGCGCTGCTCCGTTGCGATGAGGGCCAGTCGGTCCCGGCGTTCTCTGCCTTTGGACGGAAGAAACCCCTCGAAACAAAACCGGTCGGTAGGAAGCCCGCTGCTCACCAGAGCCGTCGTCGCCGCGCAAGGGCCAGGAATAGAAATCACCTCACAGCCAGACGCACGCGCAGCAGCGACCAAGTCCTGCCCAGGATCACTAATCCCTGGCAAACCGGCATCAGTGATGACCGCAACGCTGCGACCTTCTTCGAGTTCCAGCAACAGTTGGGGAATCCTCGTGCGGGTGTTGTGCTGATGGAAGGAACACCGCCTTGCTGCTGAACCGATACGGCTCAGCAGCTGTCCGCTGTGCCGCGTGTCCTCGCAAGCAATCGTGTCCACAGCGATCAACAGCTCACGCGCTCGAGGAGACAGGTCACCGAGATGGCCAATCGGAGTGCCTACGACATACAGCACTCCGGCCGCAGGTTCAGCGCGTTGCTTCACAATGGCTTCGCCTAGATCAAACCATGATGCCGAGCTCGCCGACCCTTCTTGCCGGTATCAACCTAGAAGATGTTTTAAAGGTTCTTCGCCCCCTCAGCTGGGGAGCAGCAGACATCCTGCGCGCCTATGCCCGTGGAGAACAGCCTCCCCACGGTTTTTCGAAAGCCCTGAGCGTTGACAACGGTGGAGAGGGCCCTGTGTCCGCCGCTGATCTTGCCGTCAATCAATGGCTCCTGGATGGCTTAAAACAATCCTTCCCCAGCGCCGCTTGGACCCTTCTCAGTGAGGAAACAGCCAAAGAACAACTGACGGAGGGGCAACCCTTGGCGGCGGATTGGCTATGGATTTTGGACCCACTCGATGGGACCAAGGATTTCCTCCAAGGCACAGGGGAATACGCCGTCCATCTGGCCTTGGTGCATCAGCAGCGGCCAGTCCTTGGGGTGGTGCTGCTCCCAGAGGCGGACGAGCTTTGGATTGGTGTCGTGGGTGAGGGGACATGGTGCGAAAACCGCTCCGGAGAACGAGCGCCAGTTCGTTTCAGTGAGCGAAAGGTCACCCATGAACTGATCTTGGTGGCAAGCCGCAGTCACAGAGATCAGCGACTTGAGCAGTTGATTACCGCCCTGGAACTTGGCGACTCCAAGGCCGTGGGCAGTGTTGGCT
This portion of the Synechococcus sp. ROS8604 genome encodes:
- a CDS encoding 3'(2'),5'-bisphosphate nucleotidase CysQ, which codes for MMPSSPTLLAGINLEDVLKVLRPLSWGAADILRAYARGEQPPHGFSKALSVDNGGEGPVSAADLAVNQWLLDGLKQSFPSAAWTLLSEETAKEQLTEGQPLAADWLWILDPLDGTKDFLQGTGEYAVHLALVHQQRPVLGVVLLPEADELWIGVVGEGTWCENRSGERAPVRFSERKVTHELILVASRSHRDQRLEQLITALELGDSKAVGSVGCKVATILRGETDLYISLSGKSAPKDWDMAAPEAVLLAAGGAFTHADGRELTYNTGDVRQAGCLIASHGKAHATLCKKGAQAMEVIDPGFQV